From Mangifera indica cultivar Alphonso unplaced genomic scaffold, CATAS_Mindica_2.1 Un_0091, whole genome shotgun sequence:
GCCCTCCTTTTATTCACTTTTcgcttcattttttaatttcattaattaccAGAAAGCTATAGATCTTCACGCTTTCTGGGCACTTTTCTGTTCCTTCTGTGTTTGATTTAACGTTTTGGTGGTGGGTAGGTGTGATGGAGAAGGAGGACGAATGGGTTCTGGTGCAGAGAGCCGCAGAGAGAGACTTGTGGAACCCGAGTGTTGGAGATGGGGGAGAGGGTTCTAAGCCGTTAAAGGTTACGTTTAGTGGGCCAGCTAAGCATTGGACCGATGCCATTCCGATTGGTAATGGAAGGATTGGAGCCATGGTGTGGGGTGGTGTCGATGCAGAGACCATTCAACTTAATGGTAAAGTTATTGTCTCTTTTTGCTGTTGAACACAACTTTCACTTCGTCATGCTTCctgttgtttttgtttctattttcaATGAAGAAGCAGGCTTCTTGTGTATTGGTAGCGTTTGATTTatttcaatatcattttattgttaaagaAGAAACAGAACGTGCAAAATTAAAGATcgaatatttttctttttctattttttttaaagtaagcAGCAAAGAGTCATTTAAACTGCTTCAAACGTTTGGACTGTTGATTTTAGTTAGAGGTCTagatttgtattttcatataataattatagtagGAATGCTATTATTTGTTCTGCTATAGTTTTAAATTGACCATTCTGTgttaaaaatagtgaaaattcaCAACACTTTGGAAAAAGTATCTATATTTGGAGAAGATAATTTTGACTTTGTTTCTTTGGCTCTGGATGGTGAAAATtgcatgtttgaatttttaattttcttgatgtCCATATTTATACATTTGGGAATAAATCAATTACACGCTAAAATAATGGATACTTCATGTTTGCTATGCTGAATGGAAAAGCAATgtgctttttaaaaaaaaaaaagaaaattgacaatCTGGGTCTTACGTttacatttgaaaatgtttgCAGAGGATACACTCTGGACTGGTACTCCAGGTAACTATACTAACCCCAAAGCGCCAGAGGCACTCTCCAAGGTTAGGAAACTTGTTGATGGTGGCAAGTATGCTGAAGCCACTGCTGTAGGAGTCGAGTTGTCAGATGGTCCTTCTGATGTATGTTACTCAGTATTCCATAAAGCCTTCTTATTACACAACAAATGCACACAtctaatatatttgtattggtTCTACTTAAAATTGTGGAAGATTGCAAATATGTCATTAACTGGATTTTCACTTGAGCAGTTTACTTAACTGAGCGCATTGTCATCATAGCAAGATATATCCTGTGGACAAGGGTGTTGAAGAGTAAATCAATAGTTAGGAATCAATAATTCACGAGTTCCACCAATTTATGGAATTCAAGATAATTCAATACCTTTTGCATGAGCAAAATATTTGGACGGTTCTAAAACAggcaaaaaaaaattctacaataAGGGTGTTCCTGAATCCATGTTTGATTTCTCTCCAACTGAACCTCTTTCAAAGGCATAGATTACATTGGATGAACACTCTGCACTGTCATACAGTCTGTGTGGGATGGATTCAGTGTTGAAAAGCATGATTTGATTGATGCTTGATTATATAATTCACCCTTTTTTAAGAGATTTGACGTAACTAACAGTGACCTGCATATTATTTTTGGATGCACGGTCTGTGCTTGACCTTGCTCCTTCTTATTGAGCAGCTTTTGCCATTTGCAGTTGCTTTGGCatgacaaattatatttaaaagacaTACCTCATGCCTGAAGGCTAGGCTTGTTTTAAGTTTTCTTCTTGACATATGACTTCTATTGGGGCCTGGGCTTTCTTGACTTTCTATCCTCATTTAGAATTTAATGAATTTCTAGAtaatttgcacagtgaaaataataatttatttgcaaaaaatattcaaatatgtGCTGATGATTTTCTTGTGATTATGAAGGTTTATCAACCTCTGGGTGATATCAAGATAGAATTTGATAATTCCCATCTTAAATATGTGGAAGACACTTATTGCAGGGAGTTAGACTTAGACACTGCTACCGTCAAAATAAGTTATTCTGTGGCTGATGTTGAATTTACCAGGGAACATTTTGCTTCTAATCCCGATCAAGTGATTGTGACAAAGCTTTCAGGAAGCAAACCAGGTTCTTTGTCATTTACCGTGTCCCTTGATAGCAAAATGCATCATCAATCACAAGTAAATGGAAGAAGTCAGATTCTTCTCCGAGGAAGCTGTCCTGGTAAAAGGATTAGGCCACATTTGACAGTGAATGACAATCCAAAAGGTGTTCAATTTTCTGCAATTCTTGATATACAGATTAGTGAAACCAGAGGCACGATACAAGC
This genomic window contains:
- the LOC123207664 gene encoding alpha-L-fucosidase 2-like — protein: MPVNVGPHNFHCAGVMEKEDEWVLVQRAAERDLWNPSVGDGGEGSKPLKVTFSGPAKHWTDAIPIGNGRIGAMVWGGVDAETIQLNEDTLWTGTPGNYTNPKAPEALSKVRKLVDGGKYAEATAVGVELSDGPSDVYQPLGDIKIEFDNSHLKYVEDTYCRELDLDTATVKISYSVADVEFTREHFASNPDQVIVTKLSGSKPGSLSFTVSLDSKMHHQSQVNGRSQILLRGSCPGKRIRPHLTVNDNPKGVQFSAILDIQISETRGTIQALDDKKFKLEGCDWVVMLLVASSSFDGPFTTPSDSKKDPTSDSISALQSIRKFSYSDLYARHLDDYQNLFHRVSLQLSKSSKSLHGDGSLEGKNHVLSTFDMHPQGSTNVITSTAERVKS